Proteins encoded within one genomic window of Hevea brasiliensis isolate MT/VB/25A 57/8 chromosome 8, ASM3005281v1, whole genome shotgun sequence:
- the LOC110662618 gene encoding cyclin-L1-1 isoform X2 codes for MATGQVLFHRFYCKKSFARFDVKKVAASCVWLASKLEESPRKSRQVIIVFHRMECRRENLPIEFLDLNSKKFAELKVELSRTERHILKEMGFVCHVEHPHKFISNYLATLETPPELRQEAWNLTNDSLRTTLCVRFKSEVVACGVVYAAVRRFQVPLPENPPWWKAFDADKSGIDEVCRVLAHLYSLPKAKYISVCKDGDFSFSSKSSDSQLQSVPKEVLQGGSPANDIVAPKAASTVVNAELGGSKGAIKAALDKLKESKKSDDESKSANGEARDEPIPRSKSEHRAEASGDRSKDRDRDRDRDRERERDRIKAQDRERSRDSDREREREETERDRDKSKDRSHRSKDRGKDSGHPEKSRYLSSRDRDYYSSSYSSREKDRHRHHSYA; via the exons ATGGCCACTGGTCAAGTTCTATTCCATCGGTTCTATTGCAAAAAGTCATTTGCCCGATTTGATGTCAAG AAAGTTGCAGCTAGTTGTGTCTGGCTTGCATCTAAACTAGAGGAAAGCCCTAGGAAGTCCAGGCAAGTCATTATTGTTTTTCATAGAATGGAATGCAGGAGAGAGAATTTACCTATAGAATTTTTGGACCTAAATTCAAAG aaatttgCAGAGCTGAAGGTAGAACTGAGCAGAACAGAAAGACACATATTAAAAGAGATgggttttgtttgtcatgttgaGCATCCCCACAAATTCATCTCAAACTACCTTGCCACCCTCGAAACACCTCCAGAGTTGAGACAAGAAGCTTGGAATCTTACAAATGATAG TTTGCGGACAACCTTGTGCGTTCGTTTCAAGAGTGAGGTTGTGGCTTGTGGGGTTGTATATGCCGCTGTACGTAGGTTCCAGGTACCCCTTCCTGAGAATCCACCATGGTGGAAGGCATTTGATGCAGATAAATCTGGGATTGATGAAGTTTGTAGAGTTCTGGCTCACTTGTACAGCCTTCCCAAGGCAAAGTACATATCGGTCTGCAAGGATggagatttttctttttctagcAAGTCTTCAGATTCACAACTTCAATCAGTTCCAAAG GAAGTTCTGCAGGGTGGCTCACCAGCTAATGATATTGTTGCTCCTAAGGCAGCCTCAACTGTTGTTAATGCTGAATTGGGCGGTTCAAAGGGTGCAATAAAAGCAGCCCTAGACAAGCTGAAGGAATCTAAGAAGAGTGATGATGAGTCCAAGTCTGCAAATGGGGAGGCAAGAGATGAGCCCATTCCAAGGTCCAAGTCTGAGCACAGAGCAGAGGCAAGTGGGGACAGGAGCAAGGACAGGGACAGGGATAGGGATCGGGACAGGGAGAGAGAGAGGGATAGAATAAAGGCCCAGGATCGTGAGAGGAGTAGAGATTCTGATAGGGAAAGAGAGCgagaggagactgagagggacAGAGATAAATCCAAGGATCGAAGTCATCGTTCAAAGGATAGAGGAAAGGATTCAG GACATCCGGAGAAATCAAGATATCTTTCATCACGTG ATCGTGACTATTACAGCTCTTCTTATTCTTCAAGGGAGAAGGATCGTCACAGACATCACTCATATGCTTAa